A region from the Cannabis sativa cultivar Pink pepper isolate KNU-18-1 chromosome 9, ASM2916894v1, whole genome shotgun sequence genome encodes:
- the LOC133031143 gene encoding uncharacterized protein LOC133031143 translates to MTFLKSAPVLKIKPKGGATTTSPVVAQKRKSDAMATLATDSSKKLAKTAQDKGKKVVIDPPVRARDFLAMQEKFLAEIPSEELVTRSAELAVQSMTLFIKAAATPSKEADSLKRQNAQFQENIKRLKQEAARKEKELEELNKAKEQAELEVKNSRATIEEMTRDLEAEKENGKKQYDQAVSDYIYTTLSKVPDFDFSLLGAEAAEMAEAFRAMSPTQTQGGGGNLPDEVEGADAEEVENEVISKVADEAAPVAPDV, encoded by the coding sequence atgacttttttgaagtccgcacctgtcctgaagatcaagcCGAAGGGTGGAGCAACGACGACCTCGCCCGTTGTCGCccaaaagaggaagagcgatgcgaTGGCTACCCTTGCCacagactcttccaagaagctggccaagaccgcacaggacaaggggaagaaagtcgtaaTCGATCCACCTGTTCGAGCTCGCGACTTCTTAGCCATGCAGGAGAAGTTCCTGGCCGAGATCCCTTCTGAGGAGCTTGTTACGCGCTCTGCTGAGTTGGCCGTGCAGTCGATGACCCTGTTCATAAAAGCTGCTGCCACTCCTTCGAAGGAAgctgactcgctgaagaggcaaaaTGCCCAGTTTCAGGAGAACATAAAAAGGTTGAAGCAAGAAGCGGCTAGGAAGGAGAAGGAGCTTGAAGAACTTAACAAGGCTAAGGAGCAGGCGGAGCTCGAGGTCAAGAACTCGCGGGCGACGATTGAGGAGATGACTCGCGAtttggaggctgagaaagagaaCGGGAAGAAACAATATGATCAGGCAGTGTCTGATTACATTtacaccactctttccaaagttcCAGACTTTGACTTCTCTCTCCTCGGAGCAGAAGCCGCTGAAATGGCCGAGGCTTTTCGTGCCATGTCGCCTACTCAGACCCAAGGTGGTGGAGGGAACCTTCCTGATGAGGTCGAGGGTGCGGATGCTGAAGAAGTCGAGAACGAGGtcatcagcaaagtcgcggatgagGCTGCTCCTGTTGCTCCAGATGTCTAA